From the Periophthalmus magnuspinnatus isolate fPerMag1 chromosome 1, fPerMag1.2.pri, whole genome shotgun sequence genome, one window contains:
- the si:ch211-286b5.5 gene encoding guanine nucleotide-binding protein G(I)/G(S)/G(O) subunit gamma-5, whose amino-acid sequence MSNNNASNNLIIAHRAVKQLRFEASIRRIKVSQAAADLRNFCLQNASKDPLLVGVPSSDNPFRPPKSCSLF is encoded by the exons ATGTCCAACAACAATGCCAGCAACAACTTGATCATCGCTCACAGGGCTGTCAAGCAGTTAAGGTTCGAGGCCAGTATCCGCAGGATCAAG GTGTCCCAGGCTGCTGCTGATCTAAGGAACTTCTGTCTCCAAAATGCCTCCAAGGACCCTCTTCTGGTGGGGGTCCCATCCAGCGATAATCCTTTCAGACCCCCTAAATCCTGCTCCCTGTTTTAA